From a region of the Pseudomonadales bacterium genome:
- a CDS encoding TetR family transcriptional regulator C-terminal domain-containing protein, which produces MKASIEANKKYKTGKIREQNYQVILDAAELIFAQNGYKGASMMAIADIAGLPKANIHYYFKNKSTLYAAVLERIIAEWNSGLDEISPDDDPAVVLATYIYDKVRLACEKPLPSKLFASEIISGAPYLADYIKNDMRAWLASKVAVFNAWMQAGKMRQLDAEHLIFMIWATTQHYADFETQVLLIRNRVEYTQDDIEHIASFVCNMLLNGCGLSLPNLEQIPSLVEA; this is translated from the coding sequence GTGAAGGCTAGCATCGAAGCCAATAAAAAATATAAAACGGGTAAAATTCGCGAGCAGAACTACCAAGTGATTCTCGATGCCGCAGAACTGATTTTCGCCCAAAATGGCTATAAAGGTGCCAGCATGATGGCGATCGCCGATATTGCTGGTTTGCCAAAGGCGAATATCCATTATTACTTTAAAAACAAATCCACCTTATATGCTGCAGTGCTTGAGCGCATTATTGCCGAGTGGAATAGCGGCCTTGATGAGATAAGCCCAGACGATGATCCGGCCGTTGTGTTGGCAACTTATATATATGACAAGGTGCGACTGGCCTGTGAGAAGCCACTGCCGTCAAAATTATTTGCCAGTGAAATTATATCCGGCGCGCCTTATCTGGCCGACTATATTAAAAATGATATGCGTGCTTGGTTAGCCAGTAAGGTGGCGGTGTTTAATGCTTGGATGCAGGCCGGCAAAATGCGCCAACTGGATGCTGAGCATTTGATTTTTATGATTTGGGCTACGACTCAGCATTACGCCGATTTTGAAACCCAGGTATTGTTAATTAGGAACCGTGTTGAGTACACCCAAGACGATATTGAACATATCGCCAGTTTTGTCTGCAATATGTTATTGAACGGATGTGGATTATCGTTGCCAAACTTAGAGCAAATTCCTTCTTTGGTTGAGGCTTAA
- the rraA gene encoding ribonuclease E activity regulator RraA, translating to MAISTPDLFDAHRSSVQVAHQGFQQYGAIRQFHGQAATALCPMDNSMAVAAVEEPGESRVLVIDAGNNPDYAFLGDIMAEKAIRNGWAGIVVNGCVRDIEILRDMPIAVMALGVIPRSTVKKGIGLRDVAVACHGLTVHPGDYLYADENGLLLSKQPLM from the coding sequence ATGGCAATTTCAACACCCGACTTATTTGATGCGCACCGAAGCAGCGTGCAGGTTGCACATCAAGGTTTTCAACAATACGGCGCAATTCGGCAGTTTCACGGGCAGGCTGCCACAGCGCTGTGTCCGATGGATAATTCAATGGCGGTTGCGGCTGTCGAGGAACCCGGTGAGTCGAGAGTGCTGGTGATTGATGCGGGTAATAATCCAGATTATGCATTTCTTGGCGATATTATGGCTGAAAAAGCGATTCGTAATGGCTGGGCTGGGATAGTGGTGAATGGCTGTGTGCGCGACATTGAAATCTTACGAGATATGCCGATAGCGGTGATGGCCTTGGGCGTTATCCCGCGCAGCACAGTTAAGAAAGGTATTGGCCTGAGAGATGTTGCAGTCGCATGCCATGGATTAACCGTCCATCCCGGTGATTATTTATACGCTGATGAAAACGGCCTGCTATTAAGTAAGCAGCCGCTGATGTAA
- a CDS encoding amidase gives MSVNHPSGIFCEHGPRLLQWSEQGLLADKRLAVKDLFALKGYRNAAGNPDWYASHSEATQTAVSLARCLNAGAIFNGFTITDELAYALQGANMHYGCADNPKAPGHVCGGSSMGSAAAVAANLADIALGTDTGGSVRVPASYCGIYGIRPSHNAVSTEGLVALAPPFDTVGWFANNADDLALMGEVLLPKQNSIAARSVIICEDILALAEPDIADAIRAAAPAVAEQLSLPLQHRRLAAAEVQLLNELNTVFSVLQGRACAEQHGVWIERNKPSFEAAIAERFAKAMTLSEAEVLTASQKQLSWQQIFKRLIAEDDILILPSSVSTAPKPDQSQSELRQRLLSLTAIAGLTGSVQIHVPSFTITEQGMDKPSGYSLLRHSGHDQALLASIREII, from the coding sequence GTGAGTGTTAATCATCCCTCGGGCATTTTTTGCGAGCATGGCCCCAGACTGTTGCAATGGTCTGAGCAGGGGCTACTTGCAGATAAGCGTTTAGCAGTAAAAGACCTATTTGCGTTAAAAGGCTACCGCAATGCGGCAGGCAATCCTGATTGGTATGCAAGCCACAGTGAAGCGACACAAACGGCGGTCAGTTTGGCGCGTTGCCTCAATGCAGGGGCGATATTTAATGGCTTCACTATTACCGATGAATTGGCCTATGCGCTACAGGGCGCAAATATGCATTATGGTTGTGCTGATAATCCTAAAGCCCCTGGCCATGTTTGCGGCGGCTCATCGATGGGCAGCGCAGCCGCAGTGGCGGCCAACTTAGCCGATATTGCCTTAGGCACTGACACCGGCGGTTCGGTGCGTGTGCCAGCCAGTTATTGTGGCATTTATGGTATTCGTCCCAGCCATAATGCAGTCAGCACTGAGGGGTTGGTGGCGCTAGCGCCACCGTTTGATACCGTGGGTTGGTTTGCCAATAATGCTGATGACTTAGCCTTGATGGGTGAGGTGTTACTGCCTAAGCAAAACTCTATTGCCGCAAGGTCGGTGATTATTTGTGAAGATATTTTGGCGCTGGCCGAACCTGACATCGCTGATGCGATTCGCGCGGCTGCGCCAGCTGTGGCTGAGCAGCTATCGCTGCCATTGCAGCATCGCCGTTTAGCGGCAGCAGAAGTGCAATTATTAAATGAATTAAATACGGTTTTTAGCGTCTTACAAGGGCGAGCCTGTGCTGAGCAACACGGCGTCTGGATTGAGCGCAATAAACCCAGCTTTGAAGCAGCGATTGCTGAACGATTTGCCAAGGCGATGACATTATCTGAGGCTGAGGTATTAACAGCCAGTCAAAAGCAGCTCAGCTGGCAGCAAATATTTAAGCGTTTGATCGCTGAAGACGACATATTAATTTTACCCAGTAGCGTAAGCACGGCGCCAAAACCGGATCAATCGCAATCCGAATTGCGTCAGCGTTTATTAAGCCTCACCGCGATTGCTGGGCTTACTGGTTCGGTACAAATCCATGTGCCGAGCTTTACGATAACCGAACAAGGTATGGATAAACCCAGTGGCTATTCATTATTACGCCACAG